agagagggagagagacagagacacctgtagccctgcttcatcacttgtaaagtttcctcctacaggtggggagtacttgaacctgggacctttttatttattattggatagagtcacagagagaaattgagaggggagaggaagatagagagggagagagacacctgcagccatgcttcatcattcatgaagctttgaaccagagtctttgtgcattgtaatgtttgcgcttaactaagtgtgccaccacttggcccctatctttctccctatgtatctccccattcctcttgaattctggctgtctatccgataaataaataaagataataaaaaacttaaaaaaaaaaaaaaagaaaaagaattggtggtccgggaggtagcacagtgcatAAAAGCACtgcattctcaaccataaggtcacttgttcaatccctggcagcacatgtaccagagtgatatctgcttctttctctatctttctcatgagtaaataaattctttaaaagaattggctggggagatagtacgatggttatacaaaagactgtcatgcctaaggctctgaagtctcaggttcagtccccagcaccaccataagccagaaccaagcagtgttctggtctttgtttatctctctctctctctctttctctgtatctctttctcactaaaataaagtgagaaaatttttcttattttacaaaatttaaaatattttttaaaaaaattgaaaatatctttctttaaaattgttttcttcttttcatttgataagatacagagaaattgggagattgagggggagaaggagagacctgcagcactgtttcaccatttgtaaaacttcccctgcaggtggggactgggccttTTTGTTAAGAATGTTTTACTGTTACCAAGTGaaccttagattttttttttttttggtcttctctTTGTGGTGGTGGTCTTTGTcttctttatatttctctttattacatatgagaaacAGAATTTTACattagacagaaagaaccagagtgcTACCTGAGTTATGTGATGTtgctgattgaacctggaatttcaggTGTGCAAGACTGATATTTTCTAtcacgacatcaacaataactacaatagtaaaacaagggcaacaaaagggattaaatacataatttttttttttaagtatgttctTTTGATGTTATAGTGATAAGGTAAAGCCACAGATAGTGCTTAGATTTGCTTTCAGGAGACCCAAGGTATCTTTGTAATATGTAACTCTTGATATGGTTTTACTGCCTATACTTTTATGTTTATGTTTCATATTTGTGTCCTTTCAATTGTAACTATTGTATAATTTTCCCCCAGGGTCTTATTTTTGTGGTAGATAGCAATGATCGTGAAAGAATTCAGGAAGGAGCAGATGTGCTGCAGAAAATGGTATGAATACTTAAGAATATTCTTATTTCTAAGATAGGTTCTTTTTGTGTTTCTGGGATGGTGATAATTAGTGATTGCTacatttaaagtatttattttatggtACAGAGACATTAGAACACTGCTTTGGCAATACATGCAGGATAatactagggatttgaacccagggttCCCAAATACCCAACAAGCTTTTGCCCTGAATACAGTGAATTTAAACTGTGATGAGATTATACAAATTAACTTTTTTAAGAAACAGAAGCAACCTTGAAAAACTATTAGCATAAGttcttaaaaatatacataaaagaTGCAGAAGATACTCTAGCTTTGAGTCTGAACCCTTATACTTCATGTGAACACCATGGATAACTATGAAAGAGGtaagagtgtatgtgtgtgtgtagaaagaaaAATTGACCACGTATGTGTGTAGAATGGAAAATTggccctgtgtgtgtgtacagaaagaaaaattggcCCAGGAGGCTTCTCAATAGTGTTCATGGTACATTGTATATGAGACTGCATTCATTCCTTGGTGCACATTGAAAAGCAAAATACCATAAAAACACACGTGCACGTACTTACATACATGAATAAGCTGGGGAGGActgctttattttaaaactttccatgttttgtttttctggagTTGGGGCCCATTTCACCTAATACTTTTTCATTTCaaaagagagacactatagcacctgAGTTCTAATTCATTACATTTTGATAGATAAGTATAGTGATAGATTAATGCTTTCATTAATTCATACTGTTAATTCTGAGTCCCTGTGCAGGTGCACACTCCAAAACCCACCATTCAAGGGGAAGAAGTAAAGCTCATTTATAATGTAGAAATCAGTGACTTTTAGAATACAGAATTGTATTAACTACCACCCAAATCTAGTTTTAGACTATTTTCATCACCCAGGACTTTAGCTTTTGTTCCCCATTTCTTCACCTGTCACACACTGCCAGCCTTGACAACAAATAGTCTACTTTTGCTCTACATTTCCCTGTTATAGATAGTCATATATTGTCAGAAAATCATGacccatttttgcatagaaaaagggccaggtggttaagctacatatcaccaagcacaagaacccagattcgagtcacggctccccacctgcagggcttctGTGGTGaatctggtctgcaggtatctttctctccctctctcttcccttcttctctcaatctctctctgtcctatctaataaaaattagaaagaggggccaggcagtggtgcacctgattaagtgcatacattacagtggcaaggacccaggttcaagcccctggtctctacctgcaggggtaaagcttcatgaatggtgaaacagggctgcaggtcagtCTTGGTTGGTCGGTCAgtcggtcggtctctctctctatctacacctgcctacctacctacctacctaccagagcactgaacctgagactttggagcctcaggcatgagattctgtttgcataaccactatgctgtctaccttcAGCCCTCTgtatacctcccttccctctcaatttctatctctatttagtaatacagacatacacacactttaaattagaaaggaaaaaaaaaaggataaaatggccaccaggagtggtagattcatagtgcgggtATTGAgcctagtgggggaaaaaaagaaagaaaaatacatttgaCTTTTCCTATAGCCCAGTAAGTAGAACCATATATAGTCTTTTGTTACATTTTGTTTTCACTTAGCACAGCTTTTGAAGGTTTTTCCATGTTGTATCATGTATACCTCATTCCTATTGCCTTCTACTTTTAATAGTAGTCATAGTTTTTATTATACCACTTATGTCTTGATCACAGTACTGTTGTCACACTATTGATTGGTTCAGCTGCCTGGAAAGttcaagaaagataaaaaggataTAAGTCCAAAAGGATTCCTTATCAAGATACATTTTACTATTAAGTACTATAGTATCCTGtcataagtatttatttttattgtatgggTTGTCAGAGAaggcatgacacatttttgcacagaaaaaaatgTCACGACTTTTGTGACAATTCATTATTGGTCCTTACCACTCGTAGTGGTTGATCATGAAGATTGAATGACTTACCTGGAGTGTAGTATGATTGGTCTGGAAAAAAGCACTCTTGCTTTACATGAAGGTATATGTTTATTTGCTCTGGGTTTTAAAACTGAAGGAAACCCCCAGGGATGTGACTCTGTAAGTAGAGTATATGCTTTACAATCCTGAGACCCTGAGTTGATCACTGGCACTGCATATGACCAGAGAAATGCTCTatcctttctcattaaataaattgtttaaaacaCTGAATGAAATGAGATTTTAGTGCTAAAAAATATATGGACAGTGTAGAGAAATTGGGTTGATGCTTAATGTGGGATATATTATGtagatatatacacacataggAGGACAGTGTTTTATCCAGTAGTTTTAGTAAAGGGATTGCAGTTTATTTGTTGTTTATATCTTGTCTTTTATTTCCAGCTTGAGGAAGATGAATTGCAAGAAGCAGTATTGTTGCTTTTTGCAAACAAACAGGATTTGCCAAATGCTATGGCCATCAGTGAAATGACAGATAAACTAGGTCTTCAGTCTCTTCGTAACAGAACAGTAAGTATTTGGAGGTCATATTAACCTATTAAAGCAAGTATTCCATTTAGATATTAACTGCCTTTCAATGAGATTGAGtacattgctttttaaaatgttctcttatttatataaaaaacaaaCCTTGTCACTTAAATGTTGTGTTCAGTTTTTCTTActaaactatagaaatgatccttGAGGGGGCCAGATGAACCCTGTAGAGTAGACACATTACTATGGGCAAAgacctgtttttttaaaaaaaatatttatttattaatgagaaaaataggaggagagagagcaggaaccagacatcactctggtacatgtgtcgctgtggattgaacttaggacctcatgcttgagagtacagtgctttatccactgtgccacctcctggaccacaagacctgggtttaagtccctggtgcccacttgcagggatatgtttcacaagtggtgagcagtattgcaggtccctcctctcctcccactgtatttctctcctcaatttctctctgtcctatctaaagaaagaaaaaatagtggtcctggaggtggtgcaaaaGCATTGGCCTCTCATGCACAAGGCccaacttcaatccccagcagcacgtgtaccaaagtaatgtctggttctttctctctctggttatcttcctgagtaaataaaatcttaaagagagaaagaaagtcataTAGCATAAAactactgggggctgggcagtagtgcaccgggttgagcaagcatgttaaggatcccggttcgagcccccgacttcagacttgcagtggggtcacttcacaagcagtgaagcaggtctgcaggtgtcttcccccccacctgtctttccctctgttgatttctctctgtcctatccagcagcaacagtggcaataacaatggcaacaaactggaaaaaatggcctccaggcgtagtggatttgtagttcacgtaccaagccccatcaataaccctggaggcaaaaaaaaccttAGAAAAATCCTAGGCAAggtggtcaggcggtagcatagccggttgagtgcacatggtgtgaagcacaaggaccggcttaaggatcctggtttgagcccctggctccccacctgcagggggatcttcctaacaagctgtgaagcaggtctgcagatgtctatgctcgcccgcaccccctccccccatctccccttctctcaatttctctctgtcctatcccacaacatcatcactggcaacaataacgacaacaagggcaacaaaatggggaaaaatggcttctagaagcagtggatttgtggtgcaggcaccaaaccccaatgataaccctggaggcaaaaaaaaaaaaaaaaaaaaaatcctaggcagaggacctagtgggggttgtattatctggaaaactgggaaatgttatgcctgcacaaactattgtatttattgtggaCTATAAAacatcccccaattaaaaataaaagaagcaaaagttacccaataaaaaagtgtgcCAACAACACCAAAAAGTCCTCTGAAGTATTGTCTTTTATAGTCTTTGAGTTTTACTTAAAAGTATGGTCATATCTTCTGTATTTCTTAATTTTACTGCTTTGTTAATTTCTTCAAGATAGTATTTgtaaagagataaaaatataGTACTTGAGAAGAATTATAAAATCTGAAGATTATTGATAgtcttaatatattttaaatctacAAGGAATGTTTTGTTCAGTTTTGTTATTAACATTGGAGTTTTCCTATGAATTTATAACTCGACTAAATAATATTCCTGAGTGGGAAGGGTAAAGTAATTTTCTAGTTAAATACTGATTATACATGTAGTCTTaaagagaaccagaccatcacccttagtacatgcaatgccagggattaaacttgggacttcaggctCTTAGATTCCACAGTCTAGgcactgctctacctcccaggCTACTGGTATATTAATGTATAGCCTTATGTTAATCggttattttcttcttttgtgtttttcaGTGGTATGTTCAAGCCACATGTGCTACACAAGGAACTGGTCTGTATGAAGGACTTGACTGGCTGTCGAATGAGCTTTCAAAACGTTAAATGAAGGTGGATATCTAACCAAGGACATATTTGATAGAATTGGCCTAGGCTTGTTACAACAAAATTAGTTTGCATCTTGGTTATTAAACAGTATCTGGGACTGGTTTGGGCAGAATCTTACAGCATTTAAACTTATTTTGTTGCCAATTATTATTTACCAAGTATAATGTTGCTGTTCAGCAGTATTCTTGGTTTTAAAGAAATTCTCCTTAGCTTTGGAAAAAATATCCCCTCTTAACTTGCCTATCCTTTGCCTAAATGCCTGGGCATCACTGTTGTGACAACTTCAAATAAATTTGTTTTCCATGTTTTTGAGCCCACAACAAATAATGTTTTGAACTTAAGCCATTGCTACAGTACTGAAACCTTTGTCATTCCTGGGACAGTCTGCTGTTTTGAAAGTGTAGCattccatttgtatttatttttattccttgccAAAAAGACTTTCTACTATTGCTAGTACCAGTGAAGGAAATGCTCCAAAAACACTATTTAGATTTCTTGCACTGAGAAActcatttccccctcctcttattGATTCCTGGATTTTATCAGTCAAGCTTAACCTTGATGTGGTTTGGATTTGGTGGCTAATGAGTTCTGTGCTGGTTGCAAAGAGTTATATTGAGGTGATTTTTAAAACTCAGCAGATTGTCTTTCTCTATATTGTATCTTTTTTATGTTGCATGTTGCTTTTCGTATCAGCCTGGCTCTTTGCCTAGTATATGATAGTTctgatgttttattgtttattggtGAACATACCTTCT
Above is a window of Erinaceus europaeus chromosome 12, mEriEur2.1, whole genome shotgun sequence DNA encoding:
- the ARF4 gene encoding ADP-ribosylation factor 4, with the translated sequence MGLTISSLFSRLFGKKQMRILMVGLDAAGKTTILYKLKLGEIVTTIPTIGFNVETVEYKNICFTVWDVGGQDKIRPLWRHYFQNTQGLIFVVDSNDRERIQEGADVLQKMLEEDELQEAVLLLFANKQDLPNAMAISEMTDKLGLQSLRNRTWYVQATCATQGTGLYEGLDWLSNELSKR